In a genomic window of Trichoderma atroviride chromosome 4, complete sequence:
- a CDS encoding uncharacterized protein (EggNog:ENOG41) produces the protein MLDFIKSMVRRDKQQWCGVCLFELNPTAKSLPSDVGERWEYAFAESDDREFRFTDLVKSSERGCSRCTAFIRAFKTLEIEFHEATWNPYVNSPGSPLLEITTADGTKQNLEICCSDASLDKPVLFADEPPSPHAALCRGYKLSRSTGDEKSLSQAAAWLAACRDSHGECQAYDATFVPTRLLYLGKEQADCQFLELVENLEHAVPYAALSHRWTQETPTKSLLATNMLDRKQNGMPLSSLPEMMQDAVSVLRRLGIEYVWIDCLCIVQDDKEDWKREASLMASIYKNADITIAASWCDKVGQRLFRDHSAPHESGVDVAEIGGQSIFIRRRKPHFSWMGDESYWFGQATTEDPELEWPTLTRGWVYQEQLLSRRMLHFTRNELVWECLEATQCECGWLDNNNVRHQGATGSYKRGTSDKSWVEVIKEYAKRPLTVATDRLPALGGIAKTTAVAKGYGTEEYLCGLWENELESTLFWYLTEPPRGPRPNPQIPTWSWASVDGDKECWQTSLEGIEFLGSDVKYASGSDPFLGDVVSGTLTLAGHVVPGIIHHGQDWTKTLEAMRDATDTSHLLISERGTDYGLHICGQFTTFNPDYSLDLPGNDYVSSSSQVFCLLFGRTTSSEMDPEDEGTAGEGTETVRANLLVLRRTSENPPRYERIGVNECSIELDTFLSQSERYQLTLV, from the coding sequence ATGCTAGACTTCATCAAGTCAATGGTACGAAGAGACAAACAACAGTGGTGCGGTGTCTGTCTCTTCGAGCTCAATCCGACGGCTAAATCGCTCCCGTCGGACGTAGGCGAGCGATGGGAGTATGCATTTGCCGAATCTGACGATCGCGAATTCAGATTCACGGATCTGGTTAAATCCTCTGAACGTGGTTGCAGCCGGTGCACAGCTTTTATCAGAGCCTTCAAAACACTGGAAATCGAATTTCATGAAGCCACATGGAACCCTTACGTAAACTCTCCGGGAAGTCCACTTTTAGAAATCACAACCGCCGATGGCACGAAGCAGAATTTGGAGATTTGCTGCAGCGATGCGTCACTGGATAAGCCCGTACTATTTGCAGACgagccgccatcgccgcatGCTGCTCTGTGTAGAGGCTATAAACTCTCACGCTCAACAGGAGACGAGAAATCTCTCAGTCAAGCGGCTGCCTGGTTAGCCGCCTGTCGAGACTCTCACGGCGAATGCCAAGCCTATGATGCAACATTTGTGCCAACCCGACTTCTCTACTTGGGAAAGGAACAAGCAGATTGTCAATTCCTCGAGCTGGTCGAGAATTTGGAGCATGCTGTGCCATATGCTGCCTTGAGCCACAGATGGACACAGGAAACGCCGACAAAGAGTCTCCTGGCAACTAATATGCTGGATCGAAAGCAGAATGGGATGCCTCTATCAAGCTTGCCAGAGATGATGCAGGATGCCGTGTCTGTGTTGCGGCGACTGGGCATCGAGTACGTATGGATCGACTGTCTGTGCATAGTGCAAGATGACAAAGAGGACTGGAAAAGAGAGGCATCTTTGATGGCATCGATCTACAAAAATGCGGACATCACAATTGCGGCCTCCTGGTGCGACAAGGTCGGGCAACGTCTTTTTCGAGATCACAGCGCGCCTCATGAATCGGGGGTAGATGTTGCCGAGATTGGTGGCCAGTCCATCTTTATTCGCCGCAGGAAGCCTCATTTCAGCTGGATGGGCGACGAGTCATATTGGTTCGGCCAGGCGACGACCGAGGATCCTGAGCTAGAATGGCCGACTTTGACTCGAGGCTGGGTCTATCAGGAACAGCTGCTATCCCGTCGAATGCTCCATTTCACACGAAATGAACTTGTTTGGGAATGTCTCGAGGCAACCCAGTGTGAATGCGGGTGGCTCGATAATAATAATGTCCGTCACCAGGGGGCTACAGGGTCCTATAAACGAGGTACTAGCGACAAATCATGGGTTGAGGTGATTAAAGAATATGCTAAACGTCCTCTGACTGTTGCCACGGATAGACTACCCGCTCTGGGAGGCATTGCTAAGACGACTGCGGTGGCAAAGGGATATGGTACAGAAGAGTACCTGTGCGGGCTTTGGGAAAATGAGCTTGAAAGCACTTTATTTTGGTATCTTACCGAGCCTCCCCGTGGTCCGCGGCCCAATCCCCAGATCCCAACGTGGTCATGGGCCTCTGTGGATGGAGATAAAGAGTGTTGGCAGACTTCTTTAGAGGGCATCGAGTTTTTGGGAAGCGACGTGAAATATGCCTCCGGTAGTGATCCATTCTTGGGCGATGTGGTGAGCGGAACATTGACACTCGCTGGGCATGTCGTTCCTGGGATCATTCATCACGGCCAGGATTGGACTAAGACTTTGGAAGCAATGCGCGATGCCACAGATACTTCTCATCTGCTGATTAGCGAGAGGGGGACAGACTATGGATTGCATATTTGCGGACAGTTTACCACATTCAATCCAGACTACAGCCTAGATTTGCCAGGAAATGACTACGTCTCTTCCAGTTCGCAAGTCTTTTGCCTGCTCTTTGGACGCACAACTTCGAGTGAGATGGATCCTGAAGACGAAGGAACTGCAGGCGAAGGAACTGAGACCGTCAGAGCGAATCTCCTCGTGTTACGCCGTACGAGCGAAAACCCTCCTCGGTACGAGAGGATTGGAGTGAACGAGTGCTCTATCGAACTAGATACGTTTCTAAGTCAGTCTGAAAGATATCAGCTGACTTTGGTATAA
- a CDS encoding uncharacterized protein (EggNog:ENOG41~SECRETED:SignalP(1-20)), producing MHFTSSIAQAILCLSVTVNASIAIGNQIREGKSHFNVAWVEGVSPCQGDVEIALESSKLCNQNFQLNGESYYLVGCTDPNTGYAQKPQRLRRVKDNSLYGTCAPVSKKTINCKGSTHDVVKRYICG from the exons ATGCATTTCACGAGCTCAATTGCCCAAGCTATTCTCTGCCTCTCAGTGACAGTGAACGCTTCAATTGCCATCGGAAACCAAATACGAGAAGGAAAATCACATTTCAATGTCGCCTGGGTTGAAGGAGTGAGCCCATGTCAGGGGGATGTTGAGATCGCACTTGAAAGCTCGAAGCTTTGCAACCAGAATTTTCAGCTAAATGGAGAGTCGTACTACTTG GTTGGATGCACTGATCCTAATACGGGTTATGCTCAAAAGCCACAGAGGCTTCGACGGGTCAAGGACAATTCGCTCTATGGAACTTGTGCACCAGTTTCGAAGAAGACTATCAACTGCAAAGGGTCAACCCATGATGTGGTGAAGCGATATATTTGTGGCTAA
- a CDS encoding uncharacterized protein (MEROPS:MER0003280) has translation MGFCKSETPNVEYTAKRHTENLEILVNELNLHEITLVVHNWGGQIGGALAIRQPQLIRRIVVMNTMLSMGETPEDECFEKNEKESAWFGWADREMADGAFEPVLRSSGVAIVGLMKLLQEFERNEASKAFFRAYSLPFATPDECHGVVAFLKSIITESFKPEKGTPENVEAVKAKPTMMIYGMKDKVLLAKYVIPVFKAALPNAPIHHLENASHFLLEDTPEEIAELILSFIKST, from the coding sequence ATGGGATTCTGCAAAAGCGAGACTCCAAATGTCGAGTACACAGCGAAGAGACATACAGAAAATTTGGAGATTCTCGTCAACGAACTTAATCTGCACGAAATTACTCTTGTCGTGCACAACTGGGGTGGCCAGATTGGCGGAGCTTTGGCAATCAGGCAACCACAGTTGATTCGCCGTATCGTGGTCATGAACACCATGCTGTCGATGGGAGAAACTCCAGAAGATGAATGctttgagaagaatgaaaaggaaTCGGCGTGGTTTGGCTGGGCGGATCGAGAGATGGCTGATGGGGCCTTTGAACCAGTACTGAGGTCGTCCGGGGTAGCCATTGTGGGATTAATGAAGCTACTCCAAGAATTTGAACGTAATGAGGCGTCTAAAGCGTTTTTCCGCGCATATTCACTGCCTTTCGCAACACCAGACGAATGCCACGGTGTCGTTGCTTTTCTGAAGAGCATTATTACAGAAAGTTTCAAGCCAGAGAAGGGAACCCCTGAAAACGTGGAGGCGGTCAAGGCTAAACCGACCATGATGATTTACGGCATGAAGGATAAGGTTCTGCTGGCAAAATACGTTATTCCAGTCTTCAAAGCCGCACTTCCCAATGCGCCCATCCATCATCTAGAGAACGCAAGCCACTTTCTGCTGGAGGATACACCAGAGGAAATCGCAGAGCTGATTCTTTCCTTCATCAAGAGCACATAA
- a CDS encoding uncharacterized protein (SECRETED:SignalP(1-20)), which translates to MMNTAVLLKALLVTATTVSAIAPLTVYTQNNFCDAGSAAPAFTWDTFTENECYSFNSSFLSLQTGTIAEGCSATFYRNNLDCTGASYVIDDADSDNCFGLGGDVIKSFKFFACGSQ; encoded by the exons ATGATGAACACCGCCGTGTTACTCAAAGCTCTGCTTGTCACAGCTACCACTGTGTCTGCTAT CGCTCCTTTGACGGTGTACACCCAGAACAATTTCTGCGACGCTGGGTCTGCTGCGCCTGCTTTTACATGGGACACCTTCACAGAAAATGAATGCTATTCATTCAactccagcttcttgtctCTTCAGACTGGTACCATTGCTGAAGGCTGCAGTGCAACTTTCTACCGCAACAACCTCGACTGCACTGGTGCTTCTTATGTGATTGACGACGCTGACAGTGATAATTgctttggccttggaggAGACGTCATAAAATCCTTCAAGTTCTTTGCTTGCGGCTCACAATAG
- a CDS encoding uncharacterized protein (EggNog:ENOG41~SECRETED:SignalP(1-19)), with amino-acid sequence MFASKAFALFAAVIASVSAAPAGTPTTGNDLVSRTGWTGVTHSVVVGRGGLHFDPENVVAEIGDTIEWHFTAANHSVAQSDFAHPCKPLADGTSFFAGFLFPTKEGQNPNVYQITVIDNNPIWYYCPQTKGNHCQMGMVGVVNQNFDSQNTLSNQKVIAAGTGVSTVGTIQGGKNGGFTRANPNPNSGF; translated from the coding sequence ATGTTCGCTTCCAAGgcctttgccctcttcgccGCTGTCATCGCCAGCGTTTccgctgctccagctggcaCTCCTACTACTGGAAACGACTTGGTCAGCCGCACAGGATGGACCGGAGTCACTCACTCCGTGGTTGTTGGACGCGGCGGCCTTCACTTCGATCCCGAGAACGTTGTAGCTGAGATTGGCGACACCATCGAGTGGCACTTCACCGCCGCCAACCACTCCGTTGCTCAATCCGACTTTGCCCACCCTTGCAAGCCTCTCGCCGACGGCACCAGTTTCTTTGCAGGGTTCTTGTTTCCGACGAAAGAAGGTCAGAACCCGAACGTTTACCAGATCACCGTTATCGACAACAACCCCATCTGGTACTACTGCCCCCAGACCAAGGGCAACCACTGCCAGATGGGCATGGTCGGTGTTGTCAACCAGAACTTCGACTCCCAGAACACTCTCTCAAACCAGAAGGTCattgctgctggcactgGTGTTTCCACCGTCGGAACTATTCAAGGCGGCAAGAACGGAGGCTTCACCCGTGCCAACCCCAACCCCAACAGCGGTTTCTAA
- a CDS encoding uncharacterized protein (EggNog:ENOG41~SECRETED:SignalP(1-20)~TransMembrane:1 (n4-15c20/21o191-213i)), translated as MRATTFTTPAVLALASYASAETIKIDVGANGLAFTPDSVTAKVNDILEFHFHPINHSVVLGDFANPCQPAKNAFFSGFQPVSSGVGNEVFQVTVNSTDPMFFYCSQNVLSHCISGMSGVVNPNSTQTLDAYQKAAKNAKDASNPSSGPVGGRLITSGSSSTTSAAPAATTSCTVSSKGSGNGYKRSDTCSGAGSVTASVGIVGAFTLGMAILLS; from the coding sequence ATGCGTGCTACCACTTTCACCACCCCCGCTGTTCTCGCACTTGCTTCTTATGCAAGTGCGGAGACAATCAAGATCGATGTTGGAGCAAATGGTCTTGCCTTTACTCCCGACAGTGTGACGGCAAAAGTCAACGATATACTCGAGTTCCACTTCCACCCTATCAACCACAGTGTTGTACTGGGCGACTTTGCGAACCcatgccagccagccaagaaTGCTTTCTTCTCAGGATTTCAACCTGTATCCTCGGGCGTGGGAAACGAAGTTTTCCAAGTCACTGTCAACTCGACCGACCCCATGTTCTTTTACTGTTCACAAAACGTCCTCTCCCACTGCATCAGCGGCATGAGCGGAGTGGTGAACCCCAACTCAACCCAAACGCTTGATGCATACCAGAAGGCTGCGAAAAACGCAAAGGATGCCTCCAATCCCAGTTCCGGACCGGTGGGCGGACGACTTATTACTTCGGGCTCTTCATCCACAACATCCGCCGCCCCTGCTGCCACCACTTCATGCACCGTcagcagcaaaggcagcggcaaTGGCTACAAGCGATCAGACACTTGCTCTGGGGCTGGCTCTGTCACGGCGTCTGTCGGTATCGTTGGTGCCTTTACGCTTGGCATGGCAATCTTGCTGTCTTAG
- a CDS encoding uncharacterized protein (SECRETED:SignalP(1-19)~CAZy:GH18), with protein sequence MYFRKAAAVTSLLAALSSAQPSGPELAVYWGAEDDSTTLNDVCSDSSYGIVNLAFLDTFFAAGGFPQLSLSGLDGPSQAQQSAGATGLKDGSSLVDAIQQCQSAGKLVLLSLGGAGADVTLQSDSDGEKIADTLWNLFGGGTDNQELRPFGDIKLDGFDLDNESGNPTGYLAMVQRFKSNFQNDTSKSYFLSAAPQCPFPDASQPQDVCSELDFVWVQFYNNGDCNIAQSDFLNSVQTWSSGIGNAKLYIGALASGADGDQGFADANTLLGAIQDVKNMNLPNYAGAMLWEAQLAVQNGNFQQKIAPGL encoded by the exons ATGTACTTCCGTAAGGCTGCCGCCGTAACAAGCCTCTTGGCTGCACTATCCAGTGCACAACCCTCCGGTCCTGAACTAGCCGTCTATTGGGGAGCAGAAGACGATTCAACGACGTTGAATGATGTGTGTTCAGACAGTTCTTATGGCATTGTTAATCTTGCCTTCCTCGACACCTTCTTTGCTGCAGGAGGTTTTCCCCAACTCAGCCTCAGCGGGTTGGACGGTCCATCCCAAGCTCAGCAAAGCGCTGGTGCCACTGGTCTCAAGgatggcagcagccttgtaGATGCTATTCAGCAGTGCCAGTCGGCCGGGAAGCTggttcttctcagccttggtGGCGCTGGTGCCGATGTTACTCTTCAGTCAGACTCTGACGGAGAGAAAATCGCTGATACGCTATGGAATCTGTTTGGTGGCGGCACTGATAACCAAGAGCTACGTCCTTTTGGAGACATTAAGCTTGACGGCTTTGACTTGG ACAATGAATCTGGCAACCCCACAGGTTACCTAGCTATGGTTCAGCGCTTCAAGTCCAACTTCCAAAACGACACGAGCAAGAGCTATTTCCTCAGTGCCGCTCCTCAATGCCCCTTCCCCGATGCCTCGCAGCCTCAAGACGTTTGCAGCGAATTGGACTTTGTCTGGGTCCAGTTTTACAATAACGGCGACTGCAACATTGCGCAATCTGACTTCTTGAACTCTGTCCAGACTTGGAGCAGCGGTATTGGCAACGCCAAGCTCTATATCGGTGCTTTGGCCAGTGGAGCCGATGGCGATCAGGGCTTTGCCGATGCTAATACGTTATTGGGCGCCATTCAAGATGTGAAGAACATGAACCTCCCCAACTATGCAGGCGCCATGCTTTGGGAAGCCCAGTTGGCGGTTCAAAACGGCAACTTCCAGCAGAAGATTGCCCCTGGTCTGTAA
- a CDS encoding uncharacterized protein (EggNog:ENOG41~CAZy:GH3~SECRETED:SignalP(1-22)), with protein sequence MLLKHWKAAAFLAISVASQVDARFERADSNDGTANKAPNKDQFIDSLISKMSVSDLVLQLHLMFADDIVGKDSHNELYDQTMHLSPKSPIGVIHDWYPMNKSYFNSVQKLQLEKSHIQIPMMLVEECLHGVGSFKQSLFPQNIAMAASFDTDIVYRVGRAIGTEASSIGVHGCFSPVLDLAQEPRWGRVQENFGEDKILTSQIGVAYSSGLSKNKSLSDPDAVFPIMKHFAAHGSSQGGRNTAPFTGLGTRQIMQDLLIPFKANYELGGARGVMMAYHEIDGIPSTVNDMLYQALKDWNYDGLVIADDTALRNLLTEHKVASSQADAMQQWFNAGGMIDYYDWDLDSYINTTQDLVANGSVPLKTLQSHVRQILGIKWDLGLFNNPYIPDDIDPLAIVASHQDVALEAAHKSIILLKNDNNTLPLDPSARVALIGPFADTINFGDYSGALGQYPANYAHTLRQGMLSYLKNSSSGGRLTSSWGANSWEYNNQYVIPGYLLSTLNGTNGGLQATYYAGTNFTFPKASRLEVPAQDWDVDGWIGVAIGPNSTSKLYVDGKLIASKGYGPDSNVLGNIEGYGWIQQNHSIPPEDGVDFTFKKGAKYQIRIEFQSWNNFKKTANVNSVNSQLIFWWNLVSPDGDAIHQAVSIAQDSDVIVLAMGGAWDSDAEGGDRGKMDLAPSQDALAKKIYALGKPVVLVLEGGRPFAIPDHYQQSAAVLDTHFGGQAGGQATADVIFGAFNPGGRVPITIPYSVGQLPVYYNYKPSAHAAAYLDIPSDPSYPFGHGLSYTTFSASSPTASIRSTGSKRSSVDARGSSQTFGTGDWIDFSVTVQNNGTVSGSYVVQIYLLGRVSTITQPVKQLVAFQRVYLDAGEKQTVSLELEVDRYLMILNRTNKWELEKGAYTFALSENGGSNTDTSRSVTLQCVG encoded by the exons ATGCTGCTTAAGCATTGGAAAGCTGCCGcattcttggccatctcggTCGCCTCACAGGTTGACGCAAGGTTTGAGCGGGCCGACAGCAATGATGGAACCGCCAATAAAGCACCCAACAAAGATCAATTTATTGACTCATTGATCTCAAAGATGTCTGTGAGCGATTTGG ttttGCAGCTGCATCTCATGTTTGCTGATGACATTGTTGGAAAAGATTCACATAATGAGCTTTACG ACCAAACGATGCATCTCAGCCCAAAATCTCCAATTGGAGTAATACATGACTGGTACCCTATGAACAAATCTTACTTCAACAGTGTTCAAAAACTCCAATTGGAAAAGTCGCATATTCAAATACCGATGATGCTCGTTGAAGAGTGCCTCCATGGCGTTGGCAGCTTCAAGCAGTCCTTGTTTCCGCAGAACATAGCCATGGCTGCTTCATTTGATACAGATATCGTTTATCGAGTTGGGAGAGCTATAGGAACGGAGGCATCGTCAATTGGTGTCCACGGCTGCTTTTCACCAGTTCTTGACCTTGCCCAAGAGCCTCGATGGGGAAGAGTTCAAGAAAACTTTGGCGAAGATAAAATTCTCACATCGCAAATCGGAGTTGCCTATTCTTCTGGTCTATCCAAGAATAAATCTTTATCTGATCCAGACGCCGTGTTTCCGATTATGAAG CATTTTGCGGCCCACGGTTCCAGCCAAGGAGGCAGAAATACAGCGCCATTCACGGGGCTTGGAACTCGGCAGATTATGCAAGATCTTCTCATCCCATTCAAAGCCAATTACGAGCTTGGAGGCGCCAGGGGAGTAATGATGGCCTACCACGAAATTGATGGAATTCCGTCTACGGTTAATGACATGCTGTATCAAGCTCTGAAAGACTGGAATTACGACGGGCTGGTGATTGCTGACGACACGGCATTGAGAAATCTTTTGACAGAGCATAAAGTAGCAAGCTCTCAAGCAGACGCTATGCAACAATGGTTCAACGCTGGCGGTATGATTGACTATTATGACTGGGATCTGGATTCCTATATAAAT ACCACGCAAGATCTGGTAGCCAATGGATCCGTCCCACTCAAGACCCTTCAGTCGCATGTTCGGCAAATTTTGGGCATCAAATGGGATCTGGGCCTTTTTAACAATCCTTACATTCCTGATGATATTGATCCTCTTGCAATTGTTGCCAGTCACCAAGACGTTGCATTAGAAGCGGCGCACAAGAGCATCATACTGCTCAAAAATGACAACAACACTCTTCCGCTGGATCCATCAGCTAGGGTCGCACTGATTGGGCCATTTGCGGATACTATCAATTTTGGAGATTACTCTGGTGCTCTGGGGCAGTACCCTGCAAATTATGCGCACACTCTGCGTCAAGGCATGCTAAGTTATTTGAAGAACAGCAGCTCGGGTGGCCGACTTACATCAAGCTGGGGTGCCAACAGCTGGGAATACAACAACCAGTATGTGATTCCAGGATATCTGCTATCAACTTTAAATGGGACAAATGGGGGTTTGCAGGCAACGTATTATGCCGGAACCAATTTTACTTTTCCCAAAGCATCGAGACTAGAGGTTCCCGCCCAGGACTGGG ACGTTGATGGATGGATTGGTGTTGCAATTGGTCCGAATAGCACATCGAAGCTCTACGTTGATGGTAAGCTGATTGCGTCCAAGGGATACGGCCCCGACAGCAACGTCCTGGGAAACATTGAAGGCTATGGGTGGATACAGCAAAACCATTCCATACCACCCGAGGATGGAGTGGATTTTACGTTCAAAAAGGGTGCCAAATACCAGATTCGTATCGAATTTCAGTCGTGGAACAACTTCAAAAAGACTGCCAATGTCAACTCTGTCAACTCGCAGCTTATCTTCTGGTGGAATCTAGTATCCCCAGATGGCGATGCTATCCACCAAGCAGTGTCCATTGCACAGGATAGCGATGTTATTGTCCTCGCTATGGGCGGGGCATGGGACAGTGACGCAGAGGGGGGTGATCGTGGAAAAATGGATCTCGCCCCAAGCCAAGATGCCTTGGCTAAGAAGATTTATGCCCTGGGCAAGCCGGTCGTGCTCGTCCTTGAGGGAGGACGACCATTTGCTATACCAGATCATTATCAACAGTCCGCTGCAGTGTTAGACACGCACTTCGGAGGGCAAGCTGGAGGGCAAGCAACTGCAGATGTCATCTTTGGCGCGTTTAATCCAGGAGGACGTGTGCCAATCACGATCCCGTACTCGGTGGGTCAACTCCcagtatattataattacaAGCCCTCCGCACACGCTGCTGCATATCTTGACATACCGTCTGATCCGTCATATCCATTTGGTCACGGCTTGTCGTATACTACCTtttcggcttcttctccgacaGCTTCAATTAGGAGCACCGGCTCAAAAAGATCCAGTGTTGATGCACGGGGTAGTAGCCAGACCTTTGGTACTGGTGACTGGATCGACTTTTCCGTAACCGTCCAGAATAATGGCACTGTTTCCGGCAGTTACGTCGTCCAGATATATTTGTTAGGCCGTGTATCCACCATTACACAGCCTGTAAAGCAGCTCGTCGCTTTCCAACGAGTTTATCTAGATGCTGGCGAGAAACAGACTGTCTCACTTGAGCTGGAAGTGGATCGATATTTGATGATTCTTAATCGGACAAACAAATGGGAATTGGAGAAGGGGGCTTACACCTTTGCTCTCTCGGAGAATGGAGGCAGCAACACCGACACTAGTAGAAGCGTCACGCTGCAATGCGTAGGTTGA
- a CDS encoding uncharacterized protein (EggNog:ENOG41), producing the protein MGREISSKSCHTCRKRRVKCDTKKPVCTQCEKSKYECLGYDRILRIESHGVGSGTQPGRQTLIKIGQSNSYPVNALTRTHDTSSPRGRTKGRKDRSHQTVDNCTNSATDSTTTAEAKDSRLELSHSQPSFLVQPNLEPFTDNVTFSYFFDAYSWINIHSILLQDTPMRQIFAQQSDELCYDSLRALAYGIFGRDYQLDGLRRAARRIYGKALRQLQSTLMTASKHELAALIKPISIMGSYAIAVDSDLRFVHNYGLTQILEYCGPEHFQDLPVVFESTRFTMLANALVQRKDTLISEEKWKSVPWELHPEMKTNASKLVDIISGLPGIIQKTDDILNERSQIAAGSDIVPKEMPDSVPSLQQQLESMNLDLVAWRYHWSLDNNPTAQDILEWALFRISDESYRPGIHGVLGADVYGLNLGTADGLDVPFELNDCTRKEPEANTKTFSLMQEAALYLTGLIWVGRLRKNLAGAARAADAIDFYNTPFFSTCRCFYDSEPGGSRHCQVFPEPSDNMATAASWNINTAKIVQSPIRSSSYDSNNYFLDSSGSNLLLPGDGRFAAQLRILSWLVQRLPESRPYILGVLAAMGLSHCIHDVRPSEGNEYIAETVRETMKKSTYGDAAIVLLKSYQ; encoded by the exons ATGGGTCGAGAAATCAGCAGTAAAAGCTGCCATACCTGCAGAAAACGCCGCGTCAAATGCGACACCAAGAAGCCCGTATGCACTCAGTGCGAAAAGTCAAAATATGAATGCCTTGGGTATGATCGCATATTGCGTATCGAATCCCATGGAGTTGGCTCCGGCACACAGCCGGGTCGCCAGACTTTGATCAAAATAGGTCAATCCAACTCTTACCCAGTTAACGCCTTAACTAGGACTCATGATACTTCTTCGCCTCGTGGTCGTACCAAGGGTCGCAAAGATCGCAGCCATCAGACAGTTGACAACTGTACTAATTCAGCCACGGATTCGACAACAACTGCAGAGGCAAAAGACTCAAGGCTAGAGTTATCACACTCCCAACCGAGTTTTCTTGTTCAACCCAATTTAGAGCCGTTCACAGACAACGTTACTTTCTCCTATTTCTTCGACGCCTATAGCTGGATCAATATCCATTCTATTCTTCTCCAAGATACTCCAATGAGGCAAATATTCGCTCAGCAAAGCGACGAGCTCTGCTATGATAGCCTTCGTGCTCTAGCATATGGGATCTTCGGTCGAGACTACCAATTAGATGGCTTGAGAAGAGCGGCCAGGCGCATCTACGGCAAGGCCCTTCGGCAGTTGCAATCGACACTAATGACAGCATCTAAACACGAATTAGCCGCTCTTATCAAGCCTATATCCATCATGGGATCTTATGCA ATTGCTGTCGATTCCGATCTTCGCTTTGTACACAATTACGGATTAACTCAAATTCTCGAATATTGTGGTCCTGAACACTTTCAGGATTTGCCGGTTGTTTTCGAATCTACAAGATTCACAATG CTTGCCAATGCTCTTGTTCAGAGAAAAGACACGCTTATCAGCGAAGAAAAATGGAAATCGGTGCCGTGGGAACTGCATCCCGAAATGAAGACAAATGCAAGCAAGCTGGTTGACATAATATCTGGCCTTCCGGGGATTATCCAGAAAACAGACGATATCCTCAACGAACGTTCCCAGATAGCTGCAGGCTCAGATATAGTTCCAAAGGAAATGCCTGACTCAGTACCTagtctgcagcagcaactggAGTCTATGAACTTGGATTTAGTCGCGTGGCGATACCACTGGTCCCTAGACAATAACCCCACCGCACAAGATATACTTGAATGGGCGTTATTCAGAATCAGTGATGAGTCATATAGGCCAGGCATTCATGGAGTCTTAGGAGCAGATGTTTATGGTCTCAATTTGGGCACAGCTGATGGCCTAGACGTTCCTTTCGAGTTGAACGACTGTACTCGCAAAGAGCCCGAAGCCAACACCAAGACATTTTCTTTGATGCAGGAAGCCGCGCTTTATTTAACGGGCCTAATTTGGGTAGGCAGGCTTCGAAAGAAtcttgctggtgctgctcgTGCTGCGGACGCCATTGACTTTTATAATACGCCATTTTTCTCTACATGCCGCTGTTTTTATGATAGTGAGCCTGGAGGATCAAGGCATTGCCAGGTGTTTCCAGAGCCCAGCGATAATATGGCAACAGCGGCATCTTGGAATATTAACACGGCCAAAATAGTCCAATCGCCGATTAGATCGTCAAGTTACGACAGTAACAATTATTTTCTCGATAGCTCTGGTTCAAACTTGCTACTTCCAGGAGATGGTCGTTTTGCGGCACAACTCCGCATCCTGAGTTGGTTGGTTCAACGCTTGCCGGAGTCACGACCTTATATCCTTGGCGTGTTGGCCGCCATGGGATTAAGCCACTGTATTCATGATGTCCGTCCATCGGAGGGGAATGAGTATATTGCGGAGACTGTCCGTGAAACTATGAAGAAGTCGACatatggagatgcagcaatCGTCCTGCTCAAGAGCTACCAGTAA